In Zea mays cultivar B73 chromosome 7, Zm-B73-REFERENCE-NAM-5.0, whole genome shotgun sequence, the following proteins share a genomic window:
- the LOC100285403 gene encoding Non-specific lipid-transfer protein-like protein At5g64080 precursor, with translation MGSASASVMTTSLLALALAALAFVSRAAAQGNGCSSVMMTLAPCMDFISSKASEPGISCCSVLAGVVQTDPRCLCMVLDGTATSFGIAINQTRALELPGVCKVKAPPLSQCTGVPAAPAPTPPDEPAAAAEEEADTAADAPSANGASSSTNSKNAASLLLLICALLYAF, from the exons ATGGGGTCCGCCTCCGCCTCAGTGATGACGACCAGCCTGCTGGCGCTGGCGCTGGCAGCGCTGGCTTTCGTCTCCAGGGCCGCGGCGCAGGGCAACGGCTGTTCCAGCGTGATGATGACCCTGGCCCCGTGCATGGACTTCATCTCCAGCAAGGCGTCGGAGCCGGGGATCTCCTGCTGCTCGGTGCTGGCTGGAGTCGTGCAGACCGACCCCCGCTGCCTCTGCATGGTCCTGGACGGCACCGCCACGTCCTTCGGCATCGCCATCAACCAGACCAGGGCACTGGAGCTCCCCGGCGTCTGCAAGGTCAAGGCGCCGCCGCTCAGCCAGTGCACAG GCGTCCCTGCGGCACCTGCACCGACGCCTCCCGACGAACCAGCAGCGGCAGCGGAGGAAGAAGCCGACACAGCTGCAGATGCCCCTTCAG CAAATGGAGCCTCAAGCTCCACAAACTCAAAGAATGCAGCGAGCTTACTGCTTCTCATCTGCGCATTGCTGTATGCCTTCTAA